A part of Paraliobacillus zengyii genomic DNA contains:
- a CDS encoding LLM class flavin-dependent oxidoreductase, translating to MRLSILDQSPLLEQVTSSEALVESVKLAQVAEAYGYHRFWLTEHHGINTLASSAPEVVLSYIGSNTKKIRLGAGAILLPHYKPLKVAETFHTLATLFPDRIDLGIGRAPGGSAQASIALSGNYLENVKQTPDKIRELLHFIKQDFPNDHIYHSVIPMPLPEVQPEIWLLGTSDKSAKLAGDLGIKYAFGEFMSENKGPEITNKYKTNFSENKQAEHAYTLVTVQAICLETEEEASQEAFSHSLNQIESTLNKKIENRSLDQFEERFKQLSPTEQELVHQAKEKIVYGTPKQVKNQLEMIQNNYQADELMIITNTKSYATRLKSFQLIAEAF from the coding sequence ATGAGATTAAGTATATTAGATCAGTCACCACTTCTTGAACAGGTAACATCATCAGAGGCGCTTGTTGAGTCAGTGAAATTAGCTCAAGTTGCAGAGGCGTATGGCTATCATCGATTTTGGTTAACAGAACATCATGGCATTAACACGCTTGCCAGTTCTGCTCCAGAAGTTGTATTAAGTTATATTGGTAGTAATACCAAGAAAATACGATTAGGTGCTGGTGCAATATTGCTGCCGCATTATAAACCTTTAAAAGTCGCAGAAACATTTCATACTTTAGCTACGTTGTTTCCAGATCGAATTGATTTAGGAATTGGACGCGCGCCGGGAGGATCTGCTCAAGCATCTATTGCATTATCAGGTAATTATTTGGAAAATGTAAAACAAACACCAGATAAGATAAGGGAATTACTCCATTTTATAAAGCAAGATTTTCCTAACGACCACATCTATCATTCAGTAATTCCTATGCCATTGCCAGAAGTACAACCTGAAATTTGGTTGCTAGGAACAAGCGATAAGAGTGCGAAATTGGCCGGCGATTTAGGAATCAAGTATGCTTTTGGTGAATTCATGAGTGAAAATAAGGGTCCAGAAATAACAAATAAATACAAAACGAATTTTTCTGAAAATAAGCAAGCTGAACATGCTTATACATTAGTGACAGTTCAAGCTATTTGTTTAGAAACTGAAGAAGAGGCTTCACAAGAAGCTTTTTCTCATAGTCTAAACCAAATTGAGAGCACATTAAATAAAAAAATTGAGAATAGGTCACTTGATCAATTTGAGGAAAGATTTAAACAGTTAAGTCCTACAGAACAAGAATTAGTGCACCAAGCAAAAGAAAAAATTGTTTATGGTACACCCAAACAAGTGAAAAATCAATTAGAAATGATTCAAAATAACTACCAAGCGGATGAATTAATGATCATTACAAACACAAAAAGTTACGCGACTCGTTTAAAGTCATTTCAGCTAATAGCTGAGGCATTCTAA
- a CDS encoding glutamate-5-semialdehyde dehydrogenase gives MFDLIEVAKQAKETCLSLSNATTEEKNTALQLIAKELIEQQEFIITENKRDIASSQKNGVTESIIDRLRLDKIRIEEMSHALEQLVILEDPIGVTLEDWKRPNGLMIKKVSVPIGVIGIIYEARPNVTVDAASLCLKTGNAVLLRGSSSAIHSNKAIVSVIQTALAKSDLPVHAVQLIEDTSRETAEKMFRLNDYLDVLIPRGSKNLIDTVVNKSSVPVLETGAGNCHLFIDETANPEMSVQIAINAKTQRPSVCNAIETILVHENWFKEHGDLLINALRDHDVEIRADAKVIWTHFELPLATEEDWETEFLDKIVALKTVSSVDEAIAHINWYSTKHSESIITENSNHVVKFMNQIDAACVYHNASTRFTDGFEFGFGAEIGISTQKLHARGPMGLKALTSTKYTLYGDGQIK, from the coding sequence ATGTTCGATTTAATCGAAGTTGCAAAACAAGCAAAAGAGACGTGCCTATCATTATCAAATGCAACAACAGAAGAAAAAAATACTGCATTACAGTTGATAGCAAAAGAACTTATTGAACAACAGGAGTTCATCATTACTGAAAATAAAAGAGATATTGCATCCTCACAGAAAAATGGCGTAACAGAATCAATTATCGACCGTTTACGATTAGACAAGATTCGAATTGAGGAAATGTCTCATGCATTAGAGCAATTAGTTATACTAGAAGATCCAATTGGCGTTACTTTAGAAGATTGGAAACGTCCTAATGGTCTTATGATTAAGAAAGTTTCCGTTCCGATTGGGGTGATTGGAATAATTTATGAAGCTAGACCAAATGTTACAGTTGACGCAGCAAGTCTGTGTTTGAAAACAGGTAATGCTGTCTTATTAAGAGGAAGCTCCTCAGCTATTCATTCAAATAAAGCAATTGTTTCCGTTATTCAAACTGCACTAGCAAAATCCGATCTACCCGTACATGCTGTACAATTAATCGAAGATACAAGTCGTGAGACAGCTGAAAAAATGTTTCGTTTAAATGATTATTTGGACGTTTTAATCCCAAGAGGTAGTAAAAATTTAATTGATACAGTTGTAAATAAATCTTCTGTACCAGTACTCGAAACAGGTGCTGGTAATTGTCATCTATTTATTGACGAAACTGCTAATCCGGAAATGAGTGTGCAAATAGCAATTAATGCAAAGACACAACGCCCCTCTGTTTGTAATGCTATTGAAACTATACTTGTTCATGAGAATTGGTTTAAAGAGCATGGCGATTTATTAATTAATGCACTTCGTGATCATGATGTCGAAATACGGGCTGATGCTAAAGTAATATGGACACATTTTGAATTACCATTAGCAACTGAAGAGGATTGGGAAACAGAATTTTTAGATAAAATTGTTGCGCTAAAAACCGTATCAAGTGTAGATGAGGCGATTGCACATATAAATTGGTACAGTACGAAACATTCAGAATCAATTATTACTGAAAATAGCAATCACGTTGTAAAATTTATGAATCAAATTGACGCTGCATGTGTTTACCATAATGCTTCGACGCGCTTTACCGACGGTTTTGAATTTGGTTTTGGTGCTGAGATTGGAATTAGCACCCAAAAATTACATGCTCGTGGACCAATGGGATTAAAAGCATTAACATCAACAAAATATACTTTATATGGTGATGGACAAATTAAATGA
- the proB gene encoding glutamate 5-kinase, with protein MANKRVVVKIGSSSLTEKDGRLSLFKLKGHADAIARLVQAGMEVVLISSGAVSAGFGNLGYSSKPVTVSGKQAAAAVGQGLLIEAYNDAFKKYDMVCAQLLLTRDVFVNQEQFSNVYQTITELLKRSVIPIINENDSVAIDELTFGDNDMLSALVSGLVNADYLILLTDINGIYDANPNQDPLAKKYHYLDSISDDLIKQTSETSSSKVGTGGMKSKLLAAQTSLSLGVDAFVGLGEGEEKFLNIIDGNGDGTYIGNHQTYHIRKQKQWIAFHSNISGQIEIDKGAQQAIILKGKSLLPVGIKEVINTFEAGEVVELIYQNNVVAKGQVSYSSDELFKVKGLGSIEAMKITNRKRPEVIHRNKLVLTLQGV; from the coding sequence ATGGCAAATAAACGAGTGGTTGTGAAGATAGGGAGTAGTTCATTAACAGAAAAAGACGGGCGATTAAGCCTGTTTAAACTAAAAGGTCACGCAGATGCCATCGCTCGATTAGTTCAGGCAGGAATGGAAGTGGTACTTATTTCCTCAGGTGCTGTTTCAGCTGGTTTTGGAAACTTAGGCTATTCTAGTAAACCTGTAACTGTTTCAGGTAAACAGGCAGCTGCTGCAGTCGGTCAAGGGCTATTAATTGAAGCGTATAATGATGCATTTAAAAAGTATGACATGGTTTGTGCTCAATTATTATTAACGAGAGATGTATTTGTTAATCAGGAGCAATTCAGCAATGTATATCAAACAATTACAGAATTATTAAAGAGATCAGTTATTCCAATAATAAATGAAAATGACTCTGTTGCAATTGATGAATTGACTTTCGGTGATAATGACATGTTATCTGCACTAGTTAGCGGTTTAGTAAATGCAGATTATTTAATTCTTCTTACTGATATTAATGGGATTTACGACGCAAACCCAAATCAAGATCCATTGGCTAAAAAATATCATTATCTTGATTCGATTTCAGATGATTTGATCAAGCAAACGAGTGAAACATCTAGTTCTAAAGTGGGAACAGGCGGAATGAAATCAAAACTATTAGCAGCACAGACGTCACTTTCTTTAGGTGTCGATGCATTTGTTGGTCTTGGTGAAGGTGAAGAAAAATTTTTGAATATCATTGATGGCAATGGTGATGGTACCTATATCGGGAATCACCAAACATATCATATTCGCAAACAAAAACAATGGATTGCATTTCATTCGAATATATCAGGACAAATAGAAATTGATAAAGGTGCACAACAGGCAATTATATTAAAAGGAAAAAGCCTTTTACCAGTTGGTATTAAAGAAGTCATTAATACCTTTGAAGCAGGAGAAGTGGTTGAATTAATTTATCAAAATAATGTGGTAGCAAAAGGACAGGTTAGCTATTCTTCAGATGAGCTTTTTAAAGTAAAAGGTTTAGGAAGTATAGAAGCGATGAAAATAACGAATAGAAAGCGACCAGAAGTGATTCATCGAAATAAACTAGTACTAACTTTACAGGGGGTATAA
- the cysK gene encoding cysteine synthase A, which translates to MRVVNNMTELIGDTPIVKLNRVVPDGAADVYVKLEMFNPSKSVKDRAAYNMIKVAEQEGKIQSGATIIEPTSGNTGIGLAMTAAAKGYKAILVMPDNMTKERINILKAYGAKVVLTPSDEKMPGAIKKAKALHEKTPNSFMPQQFENTANPDIHRTTTAPEIYRQMSGNLDAFVATAGTGGTITGTGEGLKALLPNIHITVVEPKGSPVLSGGKPGKHKLVGTSPGFIPDILNTTIYDEIMAIEDEDAISMFKQMGTREGIFIGPSGAAAVYAAIDVAKRLGKGKKVVCIAPDTGERYLSMNLFEQ; encoded by the coding sequence ATGCGTGTTGTAAATAATATGACGGAATTAATTGGAGATACACCAATTGTTAAATTAAATCGAGTGGTACCTGATGGAGCAGCGGACGTTTATGTAAAACTTGAAATGTTCAATCCTTCTAAAAGCGTTAAAGATCGTGCAGCGTATAATATGATTAAAGTCGCAGAACAAGAAGGAAAGATACAATCTGGAGCAACAATTATCGAACCGACAAGTGGCAACACTGGAATTGGATTAGCGATGACAGCTGCAGCTAAAGGCTATAAAGCTATTCTAGTAATGCCAGACAATATGACCAAAGAACGCATTAACATTTTAAAAGCGTATGGCGCAAAAGTTGTGTTAACACCTAGTGATGAGAAAATGCCTGGTGCTATTAAAAAGGCAAAAGCATTACACGAGAAAACACCAAACAGTTTTATGCCACAACAGTTTGAAAATACTGCGAATCCAGACATTCATCGGACAACAACTGCCCCAGAGATCTATCGGCAAATGAGTGGGAATTTAGATGCCTTCGTTGCAACAGCTGGTACTGGTGGAACAATTACTGGTACTGGTGAAGGCCTAAAGGCGCTACTTCCGAATATACATATTACTGTTGTTGAACCTAAAGGATCGCCTGTTTTATCTGGTGGGAAACCCGGTAAGCATAAACTTGTTGGGACTAGTCCAGGATTTATTCCTGACATATTGAACACAACGATTTACGATGAAATTATGGCAATAGAAGATGAAGACGCTATTTCCATGTTTAAACAAATGGGCACAAGGGAAGGTATATTTATAGGCCCATCAGGTGCAGCTGCAGTTTATGCTGCAATTGATGTTGCAAAACGTCTCGGAAAAGGTAAAAAAGTAGTCTGTATTGCACCAGATACAGGAGAACGTTATTTAAGCATGAATTTATTTGAACAATAA
- the add gene encoding adenosine deaminase produces the protein MITEETMRVIKRLPKVDLHVHLDGSVNPQTVLELAKKQQVRLPKTTLTELKPYLEVNDACSDLSEYLNKFNLVAKVLHTKEALERVAYELVARAKEQNYKYIEVRFGPQLHRANGLSVSEVIESVIKGLTKGELTYRVKARAIACCMRHQPTDMNKEVIKSAGTFLGKGLVGVDLAGDESAYPTYLFREVFELANHYELPVTIHAGEASGSENIKEAILNLGASRIGHGVRLKDDEKLFNKIVKQQIPLEMCPISNIQTKAADSWETYPIRDYFDRGVKVTVHTDNITVSNTTLSKEFAILMEHFNFSIIELNQLTMNAIDASFLDFDEKMDLKNSCIQEYKRIDEMLQLVV, from the coding sequence ATGATTACAGAAGAAACGATGCGTGTTATAAAAAGGTTGCCTAAAGTTGACTTGCATGTTCATTTAGATGGTAGTGTAAACCCACAGACTGTACTCGAATTAGCAAAAAAACAGCAAGTAAGATTACCTAAAACAACACTTACTGAATTAAAGCCCTATCTTGAAGTAAATGACGCTTGTTCGGATTTGTCTGAATATTTGAATAAATTTAATCTAGTTGCAAAGGTTCTTCATACCAAAGAAGCGTTGGAACGTGTTGCATATGAATTAGTCGCTCGTGCTAAAGAACAAAATTACAAGTATATTGAAGTACGGTTTGGACCTCAATTGCATCGTGCTAACGGATTAAGTGTTTCGGAAGTCATTGAGTCTGTTATTAAAGGATTAACAAAAGGTGAGCTAACGTATCGTGTAAAAGCCAGAGCAATAGCATGTTGCATGCGTCACCAACCTACAGATATGAATAAAGAGGTTATAAAGTCTGCTGGAACCTTTTTAGGAAAAGGTCTTGTTGGTGTCGATCTAGCTGGTGATGAGTCTGCATACCCAACTTATTTGTTTAGAGAAGTATTTGAGTTAGCTAATCACTATGAATTACCTGTAACGATTCATGCTGGTGAAGCATCTGGTTCTGAAAATATAAAAGAAGCTATTTTAAATCTAGGTGCCAGTCGTATTGGCCATGGTGTTCGACTAAAAGATGACGAAAAATTATTTAACAAAATTGTTAAACAACAAATACCTTTAGAAATGTGTCCAATCAGTAATATACAGACGAAAGCTGCTGATAGTTGGGAAACGTATCCGATTAGGGATTATTTTGATCGAGGTGTAAAAGTTACGGTGCATACTGATAATATAACAGTATCTAATACGACGTTATCAAAAGAATTCGCTATTTTAATGGAACATTTTAACTTTTCAATAATAGAACTAAATCAATTAACAATGAATGCAATTGATGCTTCCTTTCTTGACTTTGACGAAAAGATGGATCTTAAAAATAGCTGTATACAAGAATATAAACGAATAGATGAAATGCTGCAATTAGTTGTTTAA
- a CDS encoding SDR family oxidoreductase: MKVAVIGANGQIGQHTIKKLQEDKNHEAIAIVRKKEQQESFENQGVTSKLANLEDSVDSIVEAIKGADAVVFTAGSGAKTGPDKTLTIDLDGAIKTVEAAEKAGIKKYIMISAFQANNREMFNAAEGMKPYYVAKHYADEFLKLSKLDYTIIRPGGLLNDAGTGKVKVGDNNIEAGSIPREDVATTIITALDKTNLKNKSFDLVSGDQLITDALTKI, encoded by the coding sequence ATGAAAGTAGCAGTTATAGGAGCAAACGGACAAATAGGACAACATACCATAAAAAAACTACAAGAAGATAAAAATCATGAAGCAATTGCTATTGTTCGCAAAAAAGAACAACAAGAAAGTTTTGAAAACCAAGGTGTAACGAGCAAATTAGCGAACCTTGAAGATAGTGTTGATTCAATAGTTGAAGCAATTAAAGGCGCTGATGCAGTAGTTTTTACAGCAGGTTCTGGAGCAAAAACTGGTCCTGACAAAACGTTAACAATTGATCTTGATGGTGCAATTAAAACTGTAGAAGCAGCAGAAAAAGCTGGAATCAAAAAATATATAATGATTAGTGCATTTCAAGCAAATAATCGTGAAATGTTTAATGCAGCAGAAGGAATGAAACCTTATTATGTTGCGAAACATTATGCAGATGAATTCTTGAAGTTAAGTAAATTAGATTATACGATTATTAGACCAGGTGGCCTGTTAAACGATGCAGGTACAGGTAAAGTAAAAGTAGGCGATAATAATATAGAAGCTGGATCTATACCACGAGAAGACGTAGCAACTACAATTATTACTGCATTAGATAAAACGAATTTAAAAAATAAATCCTTTGATCTCGTTAGCGGTGATCAATTAATAACTGATGCATTAACTAAAATTTAA
- a CDS encoding branched-chain amino acid aminotransferase, with translation MTQQSISITKTTIHKEKPVSDQLEFGRVFTDYMFIVDYQEGKGWYDPRIVPYQPVSLDPASMVFHYGQTVFEGLKAYLTDKGEVNLFRPEKNMERLNRSNERMCIPAIDKELTLEAIKQLVSLEKDWVPNAPGTSLYIRPFVISTEPYLGVAPSKTYKLMIILSPVGAYYKEGINPIKIAVESEFVRAVKGGTGEAKTAGNYASSLKAQEIVASKGYAQVLWLDGLEKNYIEEVGSMNVFFKIAGEVVTPALNGSILEGVTRNSVLELLKHWNIPVSERKISMDQIYQAYQAGTLEEAFGAGTAAVISPIGELAWQGESLKINNGVTGDVSKRLYDTLTGIQYGREEDPFNWISKLNE, from the coding sequence ATGACACAACAATCGATATCTATTACTAAAACAACAATACATAAAGAGAAGCCCGTATCTGATCAATTAGAATTTGGCCGCGTATTTACGGATTATATGTTTATTGTAGATTATCAAGAAGGCAAAGGTTGGTATGATCCAAGAATTGTGCCATACCAACCAGTTTCGTTAGATCCAGCATCTATGGTATTTCATTATGGTCAAACTGTATTTGAAGGACTTAAAGCTTATTTAACAGATAAAGGCGAGGTTAACTTATTTAGACCAGAGAAGAATATGGAAAGATTAAATCGATCAAATGAACGTATGTGCATTCCAGCAATTGACAAAGAATTAACACTTGAAGCGATTAAACAATTAGTAAGTCTTGAAAAAGACTGGGTTCCAAACGCACCAGGTACTTCGTTATATATTCGTCCTTTCGTTATTTCAACAGAACCTTACCTAGGTGTTGCACCATCAAAAACATATAAACTAATGATTATTTTATCACCAGTAGGCGCTTATTATAAAGAAGGTATTAATCCAATCAAAATCGCAGTAGAAAGTGAATTTGTTCGTGCTGTAAAAGGTGGAACAGGTGAGGCAAAGACAGCAGGTAATTATGCGTCTAGCTTAAAGGCACAGGAAATTGTTGCTAGTAAAGGCTATGCACAAGTGCTTTGGTTAGATGGTCTAGAAAAGAACTACATTGAAGAAGTTGGTAGTATGAATGTGTTTTTTAAAATTGCCGGAGAAGTTGTTACACCAGCCTTAAATGGTAGTATATTAGAAGGTGTAACAAGAAATTCTGTTCTGGAGTTATTAAAGCATTGGAATATTCCCGTATCTGAACGTAAAATTTCAATGGACCAAATCTATCAAGCTTATCAAGCTGGAACTTTAGAAGAAGCTTTTGGAGCAGGTACCGCAGCAGTTATTTCACCAATTGGTGAATTAGCTTGGCAAGGGGAAAGTCTAAAGATAAATAATGGCGTGACGGGTGATGTTTCCAAACGCTTATACGATACATTAACAGGTATTCAATACGGAAGAGAAGAAGATCCATTTAATTGGATTAGTAAATTAAACGAGTAA
- the ilvA gene encoding threonine ammonia-lyase IlvA: MSTEVNAIQIKDILIAQKMLKDVVRNTPLQKDAILSEKYECNVYLKREDLQEVRSFKIRGAYNLMKSLNEDELKNGVVCASAGNHAQGVAYSCKALGVKGKIFMPTTTPRQKVKRVAFFGNSYVETVLVGDTFDDAYKEAKAYCDEHNMSFIHPFDDYRTIAGQGTLGLEILDNMQEPISHMFMSVGGGGLISGVGSYVKSISPNTKIIGVEPAGAPSMQTSLKHNKVVRLDKVDKFVDGASVQQVGNLTFEIAKEVIDDISIVPEGKVCTTLLNLYNDNAIVAEPAGAMPVAALDEYKDEIKGKNVVCIISGGNNDIDRMQDIKERSLIYEGYKHYFIVNFPQRAGALREFLSEVLGETDDITRFEYTKKNNRDKGPVLVGVELKDRLDYYPLIERMEQNGFTYIEINKDQDLFHLLI; the protein is encoded by the coding sequence ATGAGTACTGAAGTTAATGCAATTCAAATTAAAGATATTCTCATTGCACAGAAAATGTTAAAGGACGTTGTTCGAAATACGCCATTACAAAAGGATGCGATCCTTTCCGAAAAGTACGAATGTAATGTCTATTTAAAACGGGAAGATTTACAAGAGGTGCGATCTTTTAAAATTAGAGGCGCCTATAATTTAATGAAAAGTTTGAATGAAGATGAGTTAAAGAATGGTGTTGTTTGTGCAAGCGCGGGTAATCATGCGCAAGGTGTAGCCTATTCATGTAAGGCACTAGGTGTAAAAGGTAAAATATTTATGCCTACTACAACTCCGAGACAAAAAGTTAAACGTGTCGCTTTTTTTGGTAACTCTTATGTTGAAACTGTCCTAGTTGGCGATACTTTTGACGATGCATATAAGGAAGCAAAAGCTTATTGTGATGAACATAACATGTCATTTATCCATCCTTTTGATGATTATCGGACAATTGCAGGACAGGGCACACTAGGATTAGAAATACTCGATAATATGCAAGAACCAATTTCGCATATGTTTATGTCAGTTGGTGGCGGTGGGTTAATCTCTGGTGTAGGTTCTTATGTGAAGAGTATTAGTCCTAATACGAAGATTATTGGTGTTGAACCAGCAGGTGCGCCATCGATGCAAACATCGCTAAAGCATAATAAGGTGGTACGTTTAGACAAAGTTGATAAATTTGTTGATGGTGCTAGCGTACAACAAGTTGGTAATCTGACATTCGAAATAGCAAAAGAAGTAATCGATGATATTTCAATTGTACCAGAGGGTAAAGTATGTACGACACTGTTAAATCTGTATAATGATAATGCTATTGTTGCAGAGCCTGCTGGTGCTATGCCAGTAGCAGCTTTGGATGAATATAAAGATGAGATCAAAGGGAAGAATGTTGTTTGTATTATAAGTGGTGGAAATAATGACATAGACAGGATGCAAGATATTAAAGAAAGATCCTTGATTTATGAAGGCTATAAACATTACTTTATCGTTAATTTCCCGCAACGTGCAGGTGCTTTAAGAGAATTTTTAAGTGAAGTTCTTGGTGAAACAGATGACATTACACGTTTTGAATATACCAAAAAAAATAACCGTGATAAAGGTCCTGTTTTAGTAGGAGTAGAATTAAAGGATCGGCTCGATTATTATCCATTAATAGAACGAATGGAACAGAATGGATTTACTTATATTGAAATTAATAAAGATCAAGACTTATTTCACTTATTAATTTGA
- a CDS encoding manganese-dependent inorganic pyrophosphatase → MSKSLIFGHKSPDTDTITAAIAYAYLKKQLGEDVEAVRLGAINNETQFALDHFKVEAPRQVDTVANEVDSVILVDHNERQQSADDIEHVQVKEVIDHHRIANFQTSDPVYYRAEPVGCTATILNKIYKEKHVEIPKEIAGLMVSAIISDSLLFKSPTCTNEDIEAARELADIADINLDTYGLEMLKAGADLSQKSTAELITLDAKEFEMGSYKVEVAQVNTVDITEVLVKQQELEAVITNTINSKKLDLFVFVITDILNNDSVILSLGKMATSVEKAFDVRLENNQALLKGVVSRKKQIVPQLTETLG, encoded by the coding sequence ATGTCGAAATCATTAATTTTTGGACATAAAAGTCCAGATACTGACACAATTACAGCAGCAATTGCGTATGCTTATTTAAAAAAACAACTAGGTGAAGATGTTGAAGCAGTCCGTTTAGGAGCAATTAATAACGAAACACAATTTGCGTTAGATCATTTTAAAGTAGAAGCTCCAAGACAAGTTGATACAGTGGCTAACGAAGTTGATTCTGTTATATTAGTTGATCATAATGAACGTCAACAAAGTGCAGATGACATTGAGCATGTACAAGTAAAAGAAGTGATTGATCATCACCGTATTGCAAACTTTCAGACAAGTGATCCTGTTTATTATCGTGCTGAGCCAGTTGGCTGTACTGCAACTATTTTGAATAAAATTTATAAAGAAAAGCATGTCGAAATCCCTAAAGAAATAGCAGGATTAATGGTGTCAGCAATTATATCGGACTCTTTATTGTTTAAATCACCAACATGCACGAATGAAGATATCGAAGCTGCACGAGAACTTGCAGACATAGCAGATATAAACCTTGATACATATGGACTAGAAATGCTTAAAGCTGGAGCAGATTTAAGTCAAAAATCAACTGCAGAGTTAATCACACTAGATGCAAAAGAATTTGAAATGGGTTCTTATAAAGTAGAAGTAGCTCAAGTAAATACAGTTGATATAACTGAGGTTTTAGTGAAACAACAAGAATTAGAAGCAGTTATTACGAATACAATAAATTCAAAAAAGCTTGATCTATTTGTGTTTGTAATTACGGACATACTTAATAATGATTCTGTGATTCTATCACTAGGTAAAATGGCAACTAGTGTTGAGAAAGCATTTGATGTTAGATTAGAAAATAATCAAGCCTTATTAAAAGGTGTTGTTTCTCGTAAGAAACAAATAGTGCCACAATTAACAGAAACATTAGGATAA
- a CDS encoding glutamate synthase subunit beta: MGKATGFMEIEREEAVDRDPVERVKDWKEYSAPFTDEVAERQGERCMDCGTPFCHIGMEVGNATSGCPVYNLIPEWNDLVYKGKWKDALDRLLKTNNFPEFTGRVCPAPCEGSCTVAISEPAIAIKNIEQAIIDKGFEKGWIKPRIPEERTGKTVAIIGSGPAGMAAADQLNQAGHSVTMYERADRAGGLLMYGIPNMKLEKDVVTRRIKLLEQEGVEIVLNTEVGKDITADELKEQYDSVIVCTGAQKPRDLIVEGRESSGIHLAMDYLTTATKKVLDDKTVVPATLNAADKDVIVIGGGDTGADCVATALRQGAKSIAQFGINPALPLKRTSDNMWPEYPQVFSLEYAHKEAKEAFGEDIREYSVLTKKAVTDENGQLKELHTVEMIKTRDENGMFVYQETPGTEKVWPAELVVIAIGFEGPEQPLLKQFGIETNRNKIDATYGEFDTNIEGVFAAGDSRRGPSLIVWAINEGREVAYAVDNYLMGATSLPTVLAV; encoded by the coding sequence ATGGGTAAAGCAACAGGTTTTATGGAAATAGAACGGGAAGAAGCAGTTGATCGTGATCCTGTAGAACGTGTAAAGGATTGGAAAGAATATTCTGCTCCTTTCACTGATGAGGTCGCTGAAAGACAAGGGGAAAGATGTATGGATTGTGGTACACCTTTCTGTCATATCGGTATGGAAGTTGGTAATGCTACATCCGGTTGTCCGGTTTATAATTTAATACCTGAATGGAATGATTTAGTTTATAAAGGCAAATGGAAAGATGCATTAGATCGCTTATTAAAAACAAATAACTTTCCTGAATTCACTGGGCGCGTTTGTCCAGCCCCATGTGAGGGGTCTTGTACAGTTGCAATTTCAGAGCCTGCAATTGCAATCAAAAATATCGAGCAAGCTATTATTGACAAAGGGTTTGAAAAGGGTTGGATTAAGCCTCGAATACCAGAAGAACGTACAGGTAAAACAGTTGCAATTATTGGTTCAGGACCTGCGGGAATGGCAGCAGCAGATCAATTAAATCAAGCTGGTCATTCTGTAACAATGTATGAACGTGCTGATCGTGCCGGTGGATTATTAATGTATGGTATTCCAAATATGAAGCTAGAAAAAGACGTTGTAACACGAAGAATTAAATTACTAGAACAAGAAGGGGTAGAGATTGTTCTAAATACAGAAGTCGGTAAAGATATAACTGCCGATGAATTAAAAGAACAATATGATTCCGTTATTGTATGTACAGGTGCACAAAAACCGCGTGACCTAATTGTTGAAGGTCGTGAATCAAGCGGTATTCATTTAGCAATGGATTATTTAACTACTGCTACTAAAAAGGTATTGGATGATAAAACAGTAGTCCCAGCTACTTTAAATGCAGCAGATAAAGATGTTATTGTTATTGGGGGCGGTGATACGGGTGCTGATTGTGTAGCAACAGCACTACGTCAAGGTGCAAAATCAATTGCACAATTTGGCATTAACCCAGCTCTACCATTAAAACGTACATCAGATAATATGTGGCCAGAATATCCACAGGTATTCAGTTTAGAATATGCGCATAAAGAAGCAAAAGAAGCATTTGGCGAAGATATTCGTGAGTACTCTGTTTTAACTAAGAAAGCTGTTACAGATGAAAATGGTCAATTGAAAGAATTACACACAGTAGAAATGATTAAAACAAGAGATGAGAATGGTATGTTCGTTTACCAGGAAACACCTGGTACTGAAAAAGTTTGGCCTGCGGAATTAGTTGTTATCGCAATCGGTTTTGAAGGTCCAGAACAACCATTATTAAAACAATTTGGCATTGAAACAAATAGAAACAAGATTGATGCTACTTATGGTGAATTCGATACAAATATCGAAGGTGTATTTGCTGCTGGAGATTCTAGAAGAGGGCCGAGTTTGATTGTGTGGGCAATTAATGAAGGTCGTGAAGTTGCTTATGCAGTAGACAACTATTTAATGGGGGCGACAAGCTTACCAACTGTATTGGCTGTATAA